In Candidatus Bathyarchaeota archaeon, one DNA window encodes the following:
- a CDS encoding ABC transporter ATP-binding protein, producing the protein MFFEVKGINFSYRSRKVLDGVSFSVKEDDVISILGPNGVGKTTLIKCISKVLTPNAGSVFIEGSDLYKMSKKDIAKKIGYVSQKSETSRTTVFDSVLLGRKPHFEWDVTAKDIRLTGRVLHLLGLDELALKYVDEISGGEYQLVQIARVVVQQPKVILLDEPTSSLDLSNQHLIMHLIRNLVKKNHMVAIMIIHDLNLAIRHSDKFILMKDGMVYAVGGHEIITPENIKAVYNIDAYVETVRGIPIVIPI; encoded by the coding sequence ATGTTCTTTGAAGTTAAGGGCATCAATTTCTCATACCGCAGCAGAAAAGTGCTAGATGGCGTGTCTTTCTCAGTGAAAGAGGACGATGTCATCTCCATTTTGGGACCCAACGGTGTCGGAAAAACCACCCTCATCAAATGTATAAGCAAGGTGCTCACGCCAAATGCTGGTTCAGTATTTATTGAAGGCTCAGACCTTTACAAAATGAGCAAAAAAGACATCGCCAAAAAAATCGGGTACGTATCACAAAAAAGCGAGACCTCCCGAACGACCGTGTTTGACTCGGTGCTTTTGGGTAGAAAACCGCATTTTGAATGGGATGTTACCGCAAAGGATATTCGTTTGACTGGGCGTGTGCTTCATTTGCTGGGTTTGGATGAGTTAGCATTGAAGTATGTTGATGAAATTAGCGGCGGCGAATATCAGTTGGTGCAGATAGCGCGGGTTGTGGTTCAGCAGCCAAAGGTGATTCTTTTGGATGAACCCACAAGCAGCCTTGACCTATCCAACCAACACCTCATTATGCACCTAATCAGAAATCTTGTTAAGAAAAATCATATGGTTGCGATAATGATTATTCATGACCTCAACTTGGCTATTCGTCATTCAGACAAGTTCATCCTTATGAAGGATGGAATGGTTTACGCCGTGGGAGGACACGAAATCATCACCCCTGAAAACATCAAAGCAGTATACAACATTGATGCGTATGTAGAAACCGTGCGAGGGATACCCATAGTTATACCCATATAA
- a CDS encoding iron ABC transporter permease, protein MLIICVVIAAQNGPIHISFVDVIRHIFTFDSSGVGGVIWNIRMVRIVGALFAGAGLAVSGVVMQCILRNPLASPFTLGISSAAAFGASFAIIFLGAGSSMTSIVSINNPYITTLCAFLFSLLATGSILMLTKVTRISAETMILAGVAISVMFSAGLSFMQYIATDSQLGNIVAWTFGDLGKATWSWNALILLTLLPVCLYFFYKRWDYNSLDAGEDTAKGLGVNTERERIIGMVLSSVLSAFIVSFFGIIAFIGLLGPHIARMIIGSDHRYLIPLSIVLGAIILIIADGIGQVILYPSVIPVGIITSMLGGPLFIYLLIRRYRK, encoded by the coding sequence GTGCTAATCATTTGTGTGGTCATAGCCGCTCAGAATGGACCTATCCACATATCTTTCGTAGACGTTATCAGACACATCTTTACCTTTGACTCAAGCGGCGTGGGCGGCGTCATCTGGAATATCCGCATGGTACGTATTGTCGGCGCTTTATTTGCTGGTGCTGGATTGGCAGTTTCTGGAGTGGTAATGCAGTGTATTCTTCGTAATCCGCTGGCTTCCCCTTTCACGTTGGGTATATCTAGTGCTGCAGCTTTTGGGGCGTCTTTTGCCATTATCTTTTTGGGCGCGGGCAGTAGCATGACCTCTATTGTTTCCATTAATAACCCCTATATTACAACTCTTTGTGCGTTTTTATTCTCCCTGCTGGCAACAGGTTCGATACTAATGCTTACCAAAGTCACAAGAATTAGTGCTGAGACAATGATACTGGCAGGCGTAGCTATCAGCGTCATGTTCTCCGCAGGTTTATCGTTTATGCAATACATAGCCACTGATTCTCAGTTAGGTAATATTGTAGCTTGGACTTTTGGGGACTTAGGTAAAGCCACATGGTCTTGGAACGCTCTAATTCTTTTGACGCTTCTTCCTGTGTGCCTTTATTTCTTCTACAAGCGATGGGATTACAATTCTCTAGACGCTGGAGAGGACACAGCTAAAGGCCTAGGCGTCAACACAGAACGCGAGAGAATCATTGGCATGGTCTTGTCCTCTGTTCTGTCCGCATTTATCGTTTCCTTTTTCGGTATCATCGCCTTTATTGGTCTTTTGGGGCCACATATTGCCCGAATGATTATCGGCAGTGACCACCGTTACCTTATTCCCCTCTCCATAGTCCTTGGCGCCATTATCCTAATTATCGCGGACGGGATTGGGCAGGTTATCCTTTACCCCTCAGTTATACCTGTGGGCATCATCACCTCAATGCTTGGAGGACCACTATTCATTTACTTGCTGATTAGGAGGTATCGAAAGTGA
- a CDS encoding ABC transporter substrate-binding protein: MEKNKIFAIVAIVIIAVAAIGVAYIFTSNNADNEPTATTVTDALGRNVTIPDNIDSVYCIGACSLRLVSYFDVVDKVQAIETAGTFNTLDDQTYYLVNKATFSALPEVATTPEAILALNPSIIITSTAEDAATADTLQDQTGIPVYVINANVEFGDAFYEQITSLGTLFGEQSRATELNEGIANMINDISSQATTASVEKAYACGMFYYGGASFLKGSGNYLPFDYSNITNAIPPAENGQPYTITLETLIDANPDYIFIDSIGLSTCIDTINEDIAANTGLDDVSAIMNNNLYSTMVYKCYGTNWDNQLVNVYYVASVMNGDLYSWTFEDKANEIIQLFYPGTTMTYADIATGQTGNGCSSASLN; the protein is encoded by the coding sequence ATGGAAAAAAACAAGATTTTTGCCATCGTGGCAATAGTAATCATTGCAGTCGCCGCCATAGGCGTCGCTTATATCTTCACTTCAAACAATGCAGACAATGAACCCACCGCAACAACAGTTACAGATGCCCTAGGGCGAAATGTAACGATCCCCGATAACATAGACTCCGTTTACTGCATTGGCGCCTGCTCATTGAGATTGGTGTCCTACTTTGACGTAGTTGACAAGGTACAAGCAATTGAAACTGCAGGCACATTCAACACTCTAGATGACCAAACTTATTACCTCGTCAACAAGGCAACATTCTCCGCACTGCCCGAAGTAGCAACTACTCCCGAAGCTATCTTAGCCCTAAACCCAAGCATCATCATCACTTCAACAGCAGAAGATGCAGCAACCGCAGACACCCTTCAAGACCAAACAGGCATTCCAGTCTACGTCATCAACGCCAATGTCGAATTCGGAGACGCCTTCTATGAACAGATAACCTCCTTAGGCACCTTATTTGGCGAACAATCCAGAGCTACAGAACTCAATGAAGGCATCGCCAACATGATCAATGACATTAGCTCTCAAGCAACAACTGCCAGCGTTGAGAAAGCATATGCATGTGGCATGTTCTATTATGGTGGAGCATCATTTCTGAAAGGCTCTGGTAACTACCTGCCCTTTGACTACTCTAACATCACCAACGCCATTCCACCTGCCGAAAACGGTCAACCCTACACCATCACACTAGAAACCCTAATCGATGCCAACCCAGACTACATATTCATCGACAGCATCGGCTTAAGCACCTGCATCGACACAATCAACGAAGACATCGCTGCAAATACTGGTTTGGACGATGTTTCAGCAATTATGAACAATAACCTCTATTCAACCATGGTCTACAAGTGCTACGGAACCAACTGGGACAACCAACTGGTTAACGTGTACTATGTTGCTTCAGTAATGAATGGCGACCTGTACTCTTGGACTTTCGAGGATAAAGCAAACGAAATCATACAGCTATTCTATCCAGGAACCACAATGACCTACGCAGACATCGCAACTGGACAAACCGGCAACGGATGCAGCTCAGCTTCACTGAATTAA
- the cofH gene encoding 5-amino-6-(D-ribitylamino)uracil--L-tyrosine 4-hydroxyphenyl transferase CofH: MKNTNSFVHIREAFEHLISKIDPVIADILDRAIEGKELSVNEGTELFNVSGNELNALILTADELRRRTVGDTVSYVVNRNINFTNICDVRCGFCAFSRAQKEPEAYLLSIDEIVKRAEEAWKMGATEVCIQGGINPTVSSSFYVDVCTAIKKKMPSLHIHAFSPMEILYGSEKAGLGIEEYLKTLKEAGLDSMPGTATEILDDQVRNIICPNKISVENWVKVIKTAHRLGIHTTSTMLYGHIDSLEQRSKHLSLLREIQKETQGFTEFVPLSFMHLNTPIYKKGIVKHSPTGTEDIKLYAVSRLMLNGHIRNIQVSWVKLGPKFTQFCLNAGANDFGGTLMEENISSAAGASSGQYLSPEEIRRLISCAGRTPAQRTSTYELIEN, encoded by the coding sequence TTGAAGAACACAAACAGTTTCGTTCATATACGAGAAGCGTTTGAACATCTCATAAGTAAAATTGACCCTGTAATTGCCGATATATTAGATAGGGCTATTGAAGGAAAAGAACTCTCTGTCAATGAAGGAACCGAGCTTTTTAATGTCAGCGGTAATGAGTTGAACGCCTTAATCTTAACGGCTGATGAGTTAAGACGACGAACAGTTGGCGACACTGTAAGCTATGTTGTTAACCGCAACATTAACTTCACAAACATCTGTGATGTTCGATGTGGCTTTTGTGCTTTCAGCAGAGCCCAAAAAGAACCTGAAGCTTACCTTCTTTCAATCGATGAAATAGTCAAAAGAGCCGAGGAAGCATGGAAAATGGGTGCCACAGAAGTTTGTATTCAGGGCGGGATAAATCCAACTGTTAGTTCAAGCTTTTATGTGGATGTTTGTACAGCTATAAAAAAGAAAATGCCCTCACTTCACATTCATGCTTTTTCGCCTATGGAAATTCTTTACGGTTCTGAAAAAGCAGGTTTGGGCATCGAAGAGTATCTTAAAACTCTTAAGGAAGCTGGTCTTGACAGCATGCCGGGTACAGCTACGGAAATTCTAGATGACCAAGTTAGAAACATCATCTGTCCAAATAAAATTAGCGTGGAAAATTGGGTTAAAGTTATCAAGACTGCACATAGATTAGGGATTCATACAACCTCAACAATGCTGTATGGACATATAGACAGCCTAGAGCAGAGGTCTAAGCACCTTTCACTTTTAAGGGAAATACAAAAAGAAACACAAGGCTTCACAGAATTTGTACCCTTAAGCTTTATGCACCTAAACACGCCGATCTACAAGAAAGGAATTGTTAAACATAGCCCAACAGGAACCGAAGACATAAAACTGTATGCAGTTTCACGTTTGATGCTAAATGGGCATATTCGCAATATCCAAGTTTCCTGGGTTAAACTAGGTCCAAAGTTTACCCAGTTTTGCTTAAATGCAGGAGCTAACGATTTTGGCGGGACCCTTATGGAGGAAAACATCTCAAGTGCCGCAGGGGCATCGTCTGGACAATACCTGTCTCCTGAAGAGATCAGGCGATTGATTAGCTGCGCAGGAAGGACTCCAGCCCAAAGAACCTCTACATATGAACTAATTGAAAATTAG
- the cofG gene encoding 7,8-didemethyl-8-hydroxy-5-deazariboflavin synthase CofG, giving the protein MSKLSPQIEAVLLSAIDGKAVTPEDAHILIKSDDAELRALMNVACLIRDCEKGQIISYSKKVFIPLTNICRNNCGYCGFRREPSDPSARIMTPTEVLEIAEAGKNAGCKEALFALGEKPEELYPEVRKKLNSAGYESMVEYLHEMCDLVVKKTGLLPHSNAGVMNRSELAKLRENNASMGLMLENVSERLCEPGEPHNLSPGKHPALRIATIEDAGQLKIPFTTGLLIGIGETLEERVNSLFAIKRINEKYGHIQEVIIQNFQAKPKTPMKQFLEPAVLDVIRTVAVARLIFRGEPNIQVPPNLSRGVYTRFLFAGINDWGGISPVTKDFINPEAPWPRIKKLEEKTVKAGFKLKERLSIYPEYITKKRGFMSNSLEDQMKALVDECGYVAKGGL; this is encoded by the coding sequence ATGAGTAAACTTAGTCCTCAAATTGAAGCAGTCTTGCTAAGTGCGATAGACGGCAAGGCGGTTACCCCAGAAGACGCGCATATACTTATCAAATCTGATGACGCTGAGTTGCGCGCTCTAATGAATGTTGCATGCTTAATTAGAGACTGCGAAAAAGGACAGATTATTAGCTATTCAAAAAAAGTGTTCATACCCTTAACAAACATCTGCCGAAATAACTGTGGATACTGCGGATTTAGAAGAGAGCCCTCAGACCCCAGCGCAAGAATTATGACTCCAACCGAAGTTTTAGAAATAGCTGAGGCAGGCAAGAACGCTGGATGCAAAGAAGCTTTATTTGCTCTAGGTGAAAAACCAGAAGAACTGTATCCAGAAGTCCGTAAAAAACTAAACAGCGCTGGTTATGAGAGCATGGTTGAATACTTGCATGAGATGTGCGACTTGGTTGTTAAGAAAACTGGGCTTTTGCCGCATAGCAATGCAGGCGTTATGAATAGAAGTGAGCTGGCTAAACTGAGGGAAAACAATGCCAGCATGGGGTTGATGCTGGAAAATGTAAGTGAAAGACTATGTGAACCGGGTGAACCACATAATTTGAGCCCAGGTAAACATCCTGCGTTGAGGATTGCGACAATCGAGGATGCAGGACAACTTAAAATCCCTTTCACAACAGGGCTATTGATAGGAATTGGAGAAACCTTGGAGGAGCGTGTTAACTCGCTTTTTGCAATTAAACGCATCAATGAAAAATATGGGCACATACAAGAGGTTATTATTCAGAATTTTCAGGCTAAGCCTAAAACGCCCATGAAGCAATTCTTGGAACCAGCAGTTTTAGATGTTATCCGAACGGTTGCTGTTGCGCGGCTAATTTTCCGTGGCGAACCAAATATTCAGGTTCCTCCGAATTTAAGCCGAGGGGTTTACACACGTTTCCTGTTTGCAGGCATAAATGACTGGGGAGGAATCTCGCCTGTTACAAAAGATTTTATAAATCCAGAAGCTCCCTGGCCAAGGATAAAAAAGCTTGAAGAAAAAACTGTGAAAGCGGGATTCAAATTAAAGGAACGATTGTCGATATATCCTGAATATATCACTAAAAAAAGAGGGTTTATGTCCAACTCCCTCGAAGACCAGATGAAGGCATTAGTTGATGAATGCGGGTACGTCGCAAAAGGAGGCTTGTAG
- the ribD gene encoding bifunctional diaminohydroxyphosphoribosylaminopyrimidine deaminase/5-amino-6-(5-phosphoribosylamino)uracil reductase RibD produces MTVSLLASAKFPTKFGNFDLYAFSDKGSEPHLALVRGQLQNKKIPVRIHSQCLTGDVFGSLRCDCRSQLEDSLRILGKESAGMLIYLRQEGRGIGLGSKIQAYSLQDTGLDTVEANNALGFPDDMRDYSVAAEILKFFGVHSVSLFTNNPAKLDGLRANGINVDRVPCQGEKNEINARYLEVKKAKLGHFADDEDFMKLALELAGEANPSPNPKVGAVIVKDGKIIATGYHKKAGMPHAEIDALKKLKNGDAKGATLYVTLEPCSHYGKTPPCTKAIINAGIKRVIAAMQDPNPLVHGLEELRANGVTAEVGLMETEAKELNEAFVKFIETGLPFVTIKAAMSLDGKIACVDGDSKWVTSSATRHKARILRAEYDAILVGINTVLKDNPRLTARTRGHKDPLRVVIDSKLKVPIDAKVFADSNVLVATSEKHDQKKIKILEQMGIHVLIVGKERVDLKVMMQKLAALKITSILIEGGGEVNASALRAGIVDRLLFFVAPKIIGGLDAPGPVGGEGVKKMVKTLKLQNISCRTIGSDLQISAKLRLPSRRSRDNST; encoded by the coding sequence ATGACGGTTAGTCTCCTCGCTTCAGCCAAGTTTCCAACAAAATTTGGAAATTTTGATCTATACGCTTTTTCTGACAAAGGTAGTGAGCCACATCTCGCATTGGTGAGGGGGCAACTGCAGAACAAGAAAATTCCCGTTAGGATTCACTCTCAATGTCTCACAGGAGATGTTTTTGGTTCTCTTAGGTGCGATTGCCGCTCACAACTCGAAGATTCGTTGAGGATTCTTGGAAAAGAATCGGCGGGCATGTTGATATATCTAAGACAGGAAGGACGGGGTATAGGGCTGGGTAGCAAAATCCAAGCGTACAGCCTTCAGGATACAGGATTGGATACTGTTGAAGCTAACAATGCACTCGGATTTCCAGATGATATGCGCGACTACAGTGTAGCTGCGGAAATATTGAAATTTTTTGGTGTCCACTCGGTGAGTTTATTTACCAACAACCCTGCAAAACTTGATGGTCTACGCGCTAATGGTATTAATGTTGATAGAGTACCTTGTCAAGGCGAAAAAAACGAAATTAATGCAAGATATCTTGAAGTAAAAAAGGCGAAATTAGGTCATTTCGCAGATGATGAGGATTTCATGAAGCTTGCGCTTGAACTTGCAGGAGAAGCTAACCCTTCGCCTAATCCCAAAGTCGGCGCAGTTATAGTAAAAGATGGAAAAATAATCGCGACGGGTTATCATAAGAAAGCGGGTATGCCACATGCAGAGATAGATGCGTTGAAGAAGTTAAAAAACGGTGATGCAAAAGGCGCTACTCTTTATGTTACGCTAGAACCTTGCTCTCACTATGGCAAGACACCGCCATGTACAAAAGCGATAATCAATGCAGGAATTAAACGCGTAATTGCTGCGATGCAGGACCCAAACCCGCTTGTGCACGGATTAGAAGAGTTGCGTGCTAATGGCGTAACTGCCGAAGTTGGGCTGATGGAAACTGAAGCCAAAGAGTTGAACGAGGCGTTTGTCAAATTTATTGAAACTGGTTTGCCGTTTGTGACAATTAAGGCAGCTATGAGTCTTGATGGCAAGATAGCCTGTGTAGATGGGGACTCTAAATGGGTTACTTCTTCGGCTACAAGACATAAGGCACGGATTCTTAGGGCTGAGTATGATGCAATTCTTGTCGGAATAAACACTGTGCTAAAAGATAATCCTCGTCTCACTGCACGAACCCGTGGACACAAAGACCCACTGCGCGTTGTTATTGACAGCAAGCTTAAAGTTCCTATAGATGCGAAGGTTTTTGCAGATTCAAATGTGCTGGTTGCTACAAGCGAAAAACATGACCAGAAGAAAATAAAAATATTAGAACAAATGGGCATACACGTACTTATTGTTGGAAAAGAAAGAGTTGATTTGAAGGTGATGATGCAAAAACTTGCCGCCCTCAAAATCACATCTATACTGATTGAAGGAGGCGGCGAGGTGAATGCTTCAGCGCTTAGAGCAGGAATAGTTGATAGGCTTCTTTTCTTTGTTGCACCAAAAATTATCGGGGGACTTGATGCTCCTGGACCAGTGGGCGGTGAAGGGGTAAAAAAAATGGTAAAGACATTAAAGCTCCAAAACATTTCATGCCGCACTATCGGAAGCGACCTACAAATCTCTGCCAAGTTAAGGCTGCCTTCTCGAAGAAGCAGAGATAATTCAACCTGA